One genomic region from Flagellimonas oceani encodes:
- a CDS encoding sialate O-acetylesterase, with amino-acid sequence MMALRLFIILTLLPVLYGYSQDLKVKYAENLSKDEQYCVILMGGQSNMVGRGKQIDLDEMMFSNISFFDFGLSPGLINPKDNFGPEIGISMQLSKNNPNKKFILIKYAIGGASLLDWAPNYSKDKAEITGNPQFGSMYNRLIKLTDSLTEGLNAKVKALIWMQGERDARIPEAGKDYYGNFEKLINSVRIDYENQEMPIIFGKINPPKAWFPALDNVVDAQIRISEEIPNTYFIDTDSLEKLNDDIHYSSNGQINLGIKFGEKISELLKNLRGCKLNSV; translated from the coding sequence ATGATGGCATTAAGACTATTTATTATTTTGACATTGTTACCAGTTTTGTATGGCTATTCTCAAGATTTAAAGGTTAAGTACGCTGAGAATTTATCCAAAGATGAACAATACTGTGTTATATTGATGGGTGGCCAATCAAATATGGTTGGGAGAGGAAAACAAATTGATTTGGATGAAATGATGTTTTCCAATATTTCTTTTTTCGATTTTGGTCTAAGTCCCGGCTTGATAAACCCAAAAGATAATTTTGGACCAGAAATTGGAATTTCTATGCAATTGAGCAAAAACAATCCGAACAAAAAATTTATTTTGATCAAATATGCAATTGGCGGAGCTTCATTATTGGACTGGGCACCCAACTACAGTAAAGATAAGGCTGAAATAACGGGGAATCCTCAATTCGGTAGCATGTACAATAGGTTGATAAAACTCACAGATAGTCTCACTGAGGGGCTCAATGCAAAAGTCAAAGCTCTAATTTGGATGCAGGGAGAACGTGATGCTCGAATTCCTGAGGCTGGTAAAGATTATTATGGCAACTTTGAAAAATTAATCAATTCGGTTAGAATAGATTATGAAAACCAAGAGATGCCTATAATTTTTGGGAAGATTAATCCACCCAAAGCTTGGTTCCCAGCATTAGACAATGTCGTTGATGCACAAATTCGCATTAGTGAAGAAATACCAAATACTTACTTCATTGATACGGATAGTCTCGAAAAACTGAACGATGACATTCATTATTCTTCAAACGGACAAATTAATTTAGGCATTAAATTTGGAGAAAAAATATCAGAGTTATTGAAAAATTTGAGAGGGTGTAAACTGAACTCTGTCTGA
- a CDS encoding IS256 family transposase, which produces MRKEEQTEFEKKVLDQFMSGKNLFGKGGAFAPMLKNVIEKALEAEMEGHLDESQRNQGNKRNGKGKKTIKSGFGTFDIDTPQDRQSSFEPELVKKRQTILADNLSDKIIGLYGLGMSYRDISSHIKEMYDTDISHTVLSQITDKIIPDVKAWQNRPLEPLYCIVWLDAMHYKVKEDGRITHKALYNILGINKEGRKEILGMYISESEGANFWLQVLTDLNNRGLKDILIACTDNLRGFTDAILSVFPKAQVQLCIVHQIRNSLKYIASKDQKEFMRDLKLVYRATSKEVAEDALIDLEEKWGDKYPVVIESWQRNWEQLSQYFQYTEPIRKIIYTTNAVEGFHRQVRKVTKTKGAFTNDMALLKLVYLATKNIEKKWTSPLHNWSLTVQQLYIKFGERIPLILNTNSFGASPKGIESKDRV; this is translated from the coding sequence ATGAGAAAAGAAGAACAGACAGAATTCGAGAAAAAGGTACTTGACCAGTTTATGTCCGGCAAGAATCTTTTCGGCAAAGGAGGCGCATTCGCCCCAATGCTGAAGAATGTTATTGAAAAGGCCCTTGAGGCAGAGATGGAAGGTCATCTGGACGAGTCTCAACGTAACCAAGGTAACAAGCGCAATGGCAAGGGTAAGAAGACGATCAAAAGCGGCTTTGGCACTTTTGATATCGATACGCCACAGGACAGGCAAAGCAGCTTTGAGCCCGAACTGGTAAAAAAGCGGCAAACTATTCTGGCCGACAATCTATCGGACAAGATCATTGGCCTTTACGGCCTTGGGATGAGTTACCGAGACATTTCCTCCCATATCAAAGAAATGTACGATACCGATATCTCCCATACCGTTCTGAGCCAAATAACCGATAAGATCATACCTGACGTGAAAGCCTGGCAGAACCGCCCATTAGAGCCGCTCTATTGTATCGTGTGGCTCGATGCGATGCATTACAAGGTCAAAGAGGATGGTAGGATAACCCATAAGGCCCTTTACAATATTCTGGGCATCAACAAGGAAGGTCGCAAAGAAATATTGGGCATGTACATTTCCGAGAGCGAAGGAGCCAATTTTTGGTTGCAAGTACTTACAGACCTGAACAACCGTGGACTTAAAGATATCCTGATCGCCTGTACGGACAACCTCAGAGGCTTTACCGATGCGATATTGAGCGTATTCCCGAAAGCACAGGTGCAGCTCTGCATCGTACATCAAATACGCAACTCGCTGAAGTACATTGCCTCTAAGGATCAAAAAGAGTTCATGCGAGACCTAAAACTTGTTTATCGTGCCACCAGCAAGGAAGTTGCGGAGGATGCCCTTATCGATTTGGAAGAGAAATGGGGCGACAAATACCCCGTGGTCATCGAAAGCTGGCAGCGTAATTGGGAGCAGCTATCACAGTACTTCCAATATACGGAACCCATCAGAAAAATAATCTATACCACCAATGCAGTAGAAGGGTTCCACCGTCAGGTGCGTAAGGTCACCAAAACCAAAGGGGCGTTCACCAATGACATGGCCCTGCTCAAACTGGTATACCTGGCCACAAAGAACATCGAAAAAAAATGGACCAGCCCTTTGCACAATTGGAGCCTAACGGTTCAACAACTTTATATTAAATTTGGGGAGAGGATACCCTTGATATTAAACACCAATTCCTTTGGGGCTAGCCCCAAAGGAATTGAATCAAAGGACAGAGTTTAA
- a CDS encoding RNA polymerase sigma factor — protein MKYSDERLLIEGLKAGTEDAYICLVDRYSRRLFGYSLTLANDHAMAEDILQNVFLRTWEKRRKLNVTTSLQNYLFRSIHNEFINQYKKRQSNLLLEQKYYENLEKAARTEDYSRLEKLIVLVIREIEKLPPKCQEVFNLSRREGLTNLEISNHLNISVKTVEAQITKAFGILRKNLGEKYSGILVLILGKRLKLPLN, from the coding sequence ATGAAGTATTCAGATGAGAGACTGCTAATCGAAGGCTTGAAGGCAGGAACCGAGGATGCCTACATCTGTTTAGTAGATAGATATAGTAGAAGGCTATTCGGATATTCACTTACGTTGGCCAACGACCATGCAATGGCCGAGGATATATTACAAAATGTATTCTTGCGTACATGGGAGAAAAGACGGAAATTGAATGTTACGACCTCTCTGCAGAATTATCTATTCCGATCTATCCACAATGAATTTATAAACCAATACAAAAAACGGCAGTCCAACTTGTTGTTGGAACAGAAATATTACGAAAACCTTGAAAAGGCTGCCAGAACGGAGGACTATAGTAGGCTGGAAAAATTAATCGTATTAGTAATCAGAGAAATTGAGAAATTACCCCCGAAATGTCAAGAGGTTTTTAATTTGAGCCGAAGAGAAGGTCTGACAAATTTAGAAATATCGAACCATCTCAATATATCGGTAAAAACTGTGGAAGCACAGATTACCAAAGCATTTGGTATACTTCGAAAAAACCTTGGAGAAAAATATTCTGGGATTCTTGTTCTCATATTGGGAAAACGTTTAAAATTGCCGTTGAACTAA
- a CDS encoding FecR family protein, translating to MVSSKIENHIVKYLLNESTSGELDQLSQWIMEPKNQKKFQKYIQSHYKITISLNKPDVEKIKKNLLSEIKKDKTRLMKQTARKLMAYASVGILLLGLGYNILKDHLDRSGHQEPLNIGQSVIIETSNGDVQPLSEEGSKIIRSKDGKVLGKQNGAQLVYLHTHNLKSLSYNTIRVPYGKRFNVVLSDGTRVYLNSGTSLKYPVEFLKGQDRQVFLSGEAYFDVAEDSARPFKVHADEIELVVLGTMFNISYYPENPEIQTVLVEGSVEIKNRKMIDYQSIKLKPGKMGKWNKKTQKMSIESVDTYIHTAWMQDKLIFRFATFKSIRHALERKYNVTIKNLNGDLDQQRFDASFDIESIDEVLQSFSRSYDMDYKIVNNEIIIE from the coding sequence GTGGTAAGTTCCAAGATTGAAAATCATATTGTTAAATACCTCCTCAACGAGTCAACATCAGGAGAATTGGATCAACTGTCTCAATGGATTATGGAGCCTAAAAATCAAAAAAAATTTCAAAAATATATACAATCCCATTATAAAATTACTATTTCCTTGAACAAACCTGATGTCGAAAAAATAAAGAAGAACCTTTTAAGTGAGATTAAAAAGGATAAAACAAGATTAATGAAACAAACGGCCAGGAAACTTATGGCATATGCATCCGTGGGCATACTGTTATTAGGTCTTGGATATAATATTCTAAAAGATCATCTAGATAGGAGTGGACATCAGGAACCCCTAAATATAGGACAATCAGTGATCATTGAAACTAGTAACGGGGATGTTCAACCATTATCGGAGGAAGGAAGTAAAATAATCCGTAGTAAAGATGGTAAGGTACTTGGTAAGCAAAATGGTGCACAGCTGGTCTATTTACATACGCATAATTTAAAATCATTATCCTACAATACTATCCGTGTTCCCTACGGCAAGCGGTTTAATGTGGTTCTTTCAGACGGTACCCGTGTTTATTTGAATTCAGGCACTTCTTTAAAATATCCTGTCGAATTTTTAAAGGGGCAAGATAGACAGGTGTTCCTATCTGGGGAGGCCTACTTTGATGTCGCCGAAGATTCCGCCCGCCCCTTTAAAGTTCATGCCGATGAAATTGAGCTGGTTGTATTGGGTACTATGTTCAATATATCTTATTATCCAGAGAATCCCGAAATCCAAACAGTTCTTGTAGAAGGGTCAGTTGAAATCAAGAACCGTAAAATGATAGACTATCAGTCAATTAAGCTCAAACCAGGGAAAATGGGTAAATGGAACAAGAAAACCCAAAAAATGTCTATCGAAAGTGTAGATACCTATATTCATACGGCATGGATGCAGGATAAATTGATCTTCAGGTTTGCCACTTTCAAGAGTATTAGACATGCTTTGGAGAGAAAGTATAACGTAACCATTAAAAATCTGAACGGTGATTTAGACCAACAGCGTTTTGATGCCTCTTTTGATATAGAATCTATTGATGAAGTGTTGCAATCATTCAGTAGGAGCTATGATATGGATTACAAAATTGTAAACAACGAAATAATTATTGAATAA
- a CDS encoding SusC/RagA family TonB-linked outer membrane protein: protein MKLTILFLILTLFQINANSYSQNKKISLNMQNVTIADVIQEIEAISDFKFLLNRRDVDLDRKVSIEAIKEPLPSVLTKLFEGEGLGFKVFKKQIILHGVANKLESTPKMPLPMKTSILLFQELVSGSVKDGNGQPLPGASIVEKGTANGTQSDFDGNFSLEVTNENATLVISYIGFAKKEIEVNGRTSFDIILEESAAGLDEVVVVGYGTQRKSDFTGALSSLKSDDLNPGTNVSVDQLLVGRAAGVQISQTSAEPGGGISIRVRGASSISAGNEPLYVIDGFPIDNSQGLSGSDPNTGMGTNVNPRNPLNTLNPQDVESIEILKDASATAIYGSRGANGVVLITTKKGSAQRLTVNYDESVGFQQVHNRINLLSASEYIDVINGIAVDNGNEPVFTQVDIQQIGAGTDWQDQIFRTAIIQNRNLSISGGSENSKFFVSLNQYNQDGVVKNTGIKKYIGRVNYESTLGNKVRMGLNLNTSHIKDKNSVDGVGFNYSSGPIFSALSYDPTEQVFDENGNFSESSQLTVNNPLSLVEGVLSENLTNRTLGNIYFQYEISNLLNAKLSFGSDRSNSRRDVYNSTLTVNGRAQGGVANVSTLERNSNLVEFTMNYNKKFGSESNLSVLAGATYQDFSVREFSGTIGGFPDDIIETNNLSLGDTGNDNLRSLKEENVLTSYLARFNYNLMDRYLFTATVRTDGSSRFGENNKFGYFPSAAFGWKLSNEVFVPDFFEELKLRASWGQTGNQEIGNYSSLLTFSSSTNAVFDNQPITTTRPSRISNPDLKWETTEQLNIGLDMSILKGRLRTSVDFFVKNTRDLLFDLPLPSASGFNSILSNVGKIQNKGFEALINSINVSSPDFMWTTAVNFSMIKNEVSDLGRIDEIPTGNIADIGNNAIIRRGEPLASYFGYEVTGIFQEGDDIANSPQPTAQPGFPIFRDADQDGTIDPDDQIILGDPFPDFTYGINNSFSYKGLTLDIFIQGQEGVELLNVNAIQSLYPGTFRLNRYAHQYLDRWTPQNTNTIWPSGTNPSSYGGGRVNSLVVEDASYIRLKSINISYQVPVDNIKFLSSLKLYLTGQNLLTITDYSGFDPEANSFGRNNTKVDYSSYPLASSWILGVNIGL, encoded by the coding sequence ATGAAACTAACCATACTTTTCTTAATTCTTACCCTATTCCAAATCAATGCGAATTCTTATTCACAGAACAAAAAGATTTCCTTGAATATGCAAAATGTCACTATTGCCGATGTGATTCAGGAAATAGAGGCTATATCTGATTTTAAGTTCTTATTGAACCGACGAGATGTGGACCTTGATCGCAAGGTTTCAATTGAGGCAATAAAAGAACCCTTGCCATCGGTTTTAACAAAATTGTTTGAAGGTGAAGGGTTGGGTTTTAAAGTGTTTAAGAAACAAATAATCCTACATGGGGTAGCAAATAAGTTGGAATCAACACCCAAAATGCCATTACCTATGAAGACAAGTATTCTTCTGTTCCAGGAATTGGTTTCTGGATCGGTCAAAGATGGTAATGGACAACCATTGCCGGGTGCTAGCATTGTAGAAAAGGGTACCGCGAATGGAACGCAATCTGACTTTGATGGTAATTTTTCGTTGGAGGTCACCAATGAAAATGCCACCTTGGTGATTTCTTATATAGGGTTTGCAAAAAAAGAAATCGAGGTAAATGGAAGAACCAGTTTCGATATCATATTAGAGGAGAGTGCCGCAGGCCTTGATGAAGTGGTTGTTGTCGGCTATGGTACCCAACGTAAGAGTGATTTTACCGGTGCCTTGAGTTCTTTGAAGAGTGATGACCTTAATCCCGGTACCAATGTGTCCGTTGATCAGTTGCTGGTGGGCAGAGCAGCAGGAGTACAGATAAGCCAGACAAGTGCGGAACCTGGAGGAGGAATTTCCATTAGGGTGCGAGGTGCAAGTTCTATATCAGCTGGCAATGAGCCATTGTACGTCATCGATGGTTTTCCAATCGACAATTCACAAGGGCTTTCTGGATCTGACCCCAATACGGGTATGGGCACCAACGTAAACCCTAGGAACCCCTTAAATACCTTGAACCCCCAAGATGTAGAATCTATTGAAATTCTAAAAGACGCATCAGCAACAGCAATCTATGGGTCTAGGGGCGCCAATGGAGTTGTCTTGATTACAACCAAAAAGGGGTCAGCACAAAGACTGACCGTAAATTATGATGAATCGGTAGGGTTTCAGCAAGTTCACAATAGAATAAATCTTCTCTCTGCATCAGAATATATTGATGTTATCAACGGTATTGCTGTAGACAATGGCAATGAGCCTGTGTTCACCCAAGTAGACATCCAACAAATAGGTGCCGGTACTGATTGGCAGGACCAAATTTTCAGAACAGCCATTATACAAAATAGAAATTTATCAATTTCAGGAGGAAGTGAAAATTCCAAGTTTTTTGTCTCTTTAAACCAATACAATCAAGATGGGGTGGTCAAAAATACCGGTATTAAAAAATATATCGGCCGAGTAAATTACGAGAGCACACTTGGCAACAAGGTCAGAATGGGCCTCAATCTTAATACAAGCCATATCAAGGACAAAAATAGTGTTGATGGCGTTGGATTCAATTACAGTTCGGGGCCCATTTTTTCAGCACTTTCATATGACCCCACTGAACAGGTATTTGATGAGAATGGCAATTTCAGCGAATCTTCCCAATTGACCGTGAACAACCCTTTGAGCTTAGTTGAGGGTGTGTTGAGCGAAAACCTCACAAACCGCACACTCGGGAATATATACTTTCAGTATGAAATCAGTAATTTATTGAATGCCAAACTAAGTTTTGGGTCAGATAGGTCGAACTCCCGAAGAGATGTTTATAACTCTACTTTGACCGTGAACGGAAGGGCACAGGGCGGGGTTGCCAATGTCTCGACATTAGAACGCAACAGCAACCTCGTTGAATTTACCATGAATTATAATAAGAAGTTTGGTTCTGAAAGTAATTTGAGCGTTTTGGCCGGTGCTACCTATCAAGATTTCAGTGTGAGGGAATTTTCGGGAACCATTGGAGGTTTTCCTGATGATATAATAGAAACCAACAATCTATCATTGGGGGACACTGGAAATGACAACCTAAGAAGCCTGAAAGAAGAAAATGTGCTAACCTCGTACCTAGCAAGATTTAACTATAATCTTATGGATCGCTATCTCTTTACGGCAACGGTTCGAACTGACGGTTCTTCTCGTTTTGGAGAGAATAACAAATTCGGTTATTTTCCTTCGGCAGCTTTTGGTTGGAAACTTTCAAATGAAGTCTTTGTACCTGATTTTTTTGAGGAACTGAAACTTAGGGCGAGTTGGGGTCAGACGGGCAATCAAGAAATAGGCAACTACAGTTCCTTACTTACTTTCAGCAGTAGTACAAACGCCGTTTTTGATAATCAACCTATTACCACCACAAGACCTTCAAGGATTTCAAATCCCGATTTGAAGTGGGAGACTACAGAACAGCTCAATATTGGTTTGGATATGTCTATACTAAAAGGAAGGCTACGTACCTCGGTAGACTTTTTTGTCAAAAACACAAGAGATTTACTCTTTGACTTGCCTTTACCTTCGGCATCCGGCTTTAATTCTATCTTATCGAATGTCGGAAAAATACAGAACAAAGGTTTCGAGGCATTGATCAACAGCATAAATGTATCTTCACCCGACTTTATGTGGACTACCGCAGTAAATTTTTCTATGATCAAAAATGAAGTATCCGATTTGGGCAGAATAGATGAGATTCCCACGGGAAACATAGCTGATATTGGAAACAATGCCATAATCAGGAGAGGTGAGCCGTTGGCATCCTATTTCGGCTATGAGGTAACGGGCATTTTTCAAGAAGGCGATGACATTGCCAATTCGCCGCAACCTACAGCACAACCTGGATTTCCAATCTTTAGAGATGCTGATCAAGATGGCACAATCGACCCCGATGACCAAATCATTTTAGGGGATCCATTTCCTGATTTTACATATGGGATAAACAACAGTTTCAGTTATAAGGGCTTGACCCTGGATATTTTCATACAAGGTCAAGAGGGGGTTGAGCTCTTAAATGTCAATGCCATTCAAAGCCTCTATCCTGGTACGTTTAGGTTGAACAGATATGCACATCAATACTTGGATAGATGGACTCCCCAAAACACAAACACTATATGGCCTTCGGGTACCAATCCTTCATCATACGGTGGAGGAAGGGTCAATTCACTGGTTGTCGAAGACGCGTCCTATATAAGGTTAAAAAGCATAAACATCAGCTATCAAGTACCTGTTGACAACATAAAGTTCTTGTCTTCTTTAAAGCTCTATTTGACAGGACAAAACTTGTTGACCATAACAGATTATTCAGGTTTCGATCCAGAGGCCAATTCCTTTGGAAGAAATAACACCAAGGTTGACTATAGCAGCTACCCCTTGGCAAGCAGCTGGATTTTGGGTGTAAACATTGGATTATAA
- a CDS encoding RagB/SusD family nutrient uptake outer membrane protein produces the protein MKSLYKYYGIAVLALSASCTDILEEETFSELEPETFLATEKGIRSLLGSAYSSIQVQPGIPQQGIYALSGLSSGEVSSLNGSIEIFYRQLSDFTWDSNNRHILGQWDLYYAAIRDANVVLSNIDNGPFSEDFKTLITAEARFIRGYSYSKLYNLFGPVPLYKDLFNEDLLLPRSTEAEIESFIEQELIFASTNLPIRAIEEGRATKGAALGTLCKHYLNTKEWQKSAEKANEIISLGVYELLPDYEEVFSLDNEINDEMVWALPHVAPDAGNQINALTYPSDFPRPGDLRLYPVIIFFEDEFVLSFEDNDARKNLIVTEYTNTAGDEIQLFGNDRSFPAKYPMDPNGSGDGQGNDIPDIRYSDILLSRAEALNELNGPVQESIDLINQVRSRAGASEISLADFSKQSLKSFILDERKREFFWEGKGREDQLRQDVFISKAVERGKLAQTFHVLFPIPQINLDANPKLVQNEGY, from the coding sequence ATGAAATCACTATATAAATACTATGGAATTGCGGTGCTGGCCCTATCGGCATCGTGCACTGATATCTTGGAGGAAGAAACATTCTCCGAACTGGAACCCGAAACATTTTTGGCCACTGAGAAAGGAATTAGGTCGTTGCTTGGTTCCGCATACAGTTCAATACAAGTGCAACCCGGCATACCCCAGCAAGGTATTTATGCATTATCGGGACTTTCTTCGGGAGAAGTGTCAAGCTTAAACGGGAGCATTGAAATATTTTATAGGCAGCTTTCCGATTTCACATGGGACAGCAATAATAGACATATTTTAGGGCAGTGGGACCTATATTATGCAGCTATCAGAGATGCAAACGTGGTGTTGAGCAATATTGACAATGGCCCATTTAGTGAAGATTTCAAAACTCTGATTACCGCCGAGGCTCGCTTTATTAGAGGGTATAGCTATTCTAAGCTATATAACCTTTTTGGCCCAGTGCCCTTGTATAAGGATTTATTTAACGAAGACCTTTTACTACCCAGAAGTACAGAGGCCGAAATAGAATCGTTCATCGAACAAGAATTGATTTTTGCGTCAACAAACCTTCCAATTAGAGCAATTGAAGAAGGTAGGGCGACCAAAGGAGCTGCGCTTGGCACCTTATGCAAACATTATTTGAATACCAAAGAATGGCAGAAAAGTGCGGAAAAGGCAAACGAAATCATCTCTTTGGGGGTTTATGAACTTTTGCCCGATTACGAAGAAGTTTTCAGTTTGGACAATGAAATCAATGATGAAATGGTATGGGCACTGCCTCACGTAGCTCCTGATGCTGGCAACCAAATAAATGCGCTCACTTACCCAAGTGATTTTCCTAGACCGGGAGACCTTAGGCTGTATCCGGTCATCATATTTTTTGAAGATGAATTTGTATTATCGTTCGAGGATAATGATGCTAGGAAAAACTTGATTGTTACTGAATACACCAATACGGCCGGGGATGAGATTCAGCTTTTTGGCAACGACCGTTCTTTTCCTGCTAAATATCCCATGGATCCCAATGGATCGGGAGATGGGCAAGGAAACGACATCCCTGATATTCGTTACTCAGATATTTTGTTATCGAGAGCTGAGGCTTTGAACGAACTCAACGGACCTGTTCAAGAATCAATCGATTTGATAAATCAGGTTCGCAGCAGAGCCGGAGCAAGTGAAATCTCACTTGCTGATTTTTCAAAACAAAGTTTGAAGAGTTTCATATTGGATGAAAGAAAAAGAGAATTTTTCTGGGAAGGCAAAGGAAGGGAAGACCAGCTTAGACAAGATGTATTCATATCTAAAGCTGTTGAAAGAGGTAAGCTTGCCCAAACGTTTCATGTATTGTTCCCAATTCCTCAGATCAATTTAGATGCAAATCCAAAATTGGTGCAAAACGAGGGTTATTGA
- a CDS encoding transposase has protein sequence MEIVPHIPLPKRGFAPTAPLYEIVNAILYKLKTGVQWEYLPTSSLFSQKVLSWQSVYHHYRKWCRSGTFLDCWIGILKRYRDMFDLSSVDLDGSHTAIRGG, from the coding sequence ATGGAGATAGTTCCGCACATACCTTTACCGAAAAGGGGTTTTGCCCCAACGGCTCCCTTGTACGAGATTGTCAATGCGATACTCTACAAGTTGAAGACGGGCGTGCAATGGGAGTACCTGCCCACGAGCTCGCTGTTCTCCCAAAAGGTCCTGAGTTGGCAATCGGTCTACCACCATTATCGCAAATGGTGCCGTTCAGGGACATTTCTGGATTGTTGGATCGGTATTTTAAAACGGTACAGGGACATGTTCGACCTCTCCAGTGTCGATCTTGACGGCAGCCACACTGCCATCAGGGGAGGCTAG
- a CDS encoding glycoside hydrolase family 3 N-terminal domain-containing protein has protein sequence MGLDSYEDWRLPVEERAQDLASKMSIERIAGLMLYSAHQSIPGGGNRFFGPATYNVKPFAESGAKASDLSDAQQVFLKYDNLRHVLITSVESPGVAAQWNNNAQAFVEGIGMGIPVNTSSYPRHGSDSYAEFNAGSGGQISMWPSSLGIAASFDPGLMKQFGEIASKEYRALCIATALSSQIDLATEPRWSRFDGTMGEDPKLATDMARAYVDGFQSSGDGGWGYQSVNAMVKHWPGGGPEEGGHDAHFGYGAYAVPRCQKGHCGYRIPVPRWPRAVPAYR, from the coding sequence ATGGGACTGGATTCCTATGAGGATTGGCGATTGCCCGTTGAGGAACGAGCCCAGGACTTGGCTTCCAAGATGAGCATTGAGCGAATTGCCGGATTGATGTTGTACAGTGCCCACCAATCCATTCCAGGAGGTGGGAACCGTTTTTTTGGTCCGGCGACCTACAATGTAAAGCCTTTTGCGGAAAGTGGGGCAAAGGCAAGTGACCTTTCCGATGCCCAACAAGTTTTTTTAAAGTATGACAACTTACGGCATGTATTGATTACCAGCGTGGAATCTCCCGGAGTTGCTGCGCAATGGAACAACAATGCGCAAGCCTTTGTGGAAGGTATCGGCATGGGCATTCCGGTGAACACGAGTTCGTATCCAAGGCATGGCAGCGATTCCTATGCGGAATTCAATGCAGGATCGGGCGGACAGATTTCCATGTGGCCCAGTAGCTTGGGCATTGCGGCCAGTTTTGATCCTGGATTGATGAAGCAATTTGGGGAGATTGCTTCCAAGGAATATCGTGCCTTGTGCATTGCCACGGCACTCTCCTCCCAAATTGATTTGGCCACGGAACCCCGTTGGTCCCGTTTTGATGGTACCATGGGTGAGGACCCTAAATTGGCCACCGATATGGCCAGGGCCTATGTGGATGGATTTCAATCTTCCGGTGATGGCGGTTGGGGCTACCAAAGCGTGAATGCGATGGTGAAACACTGGCCTGGGGGTGGTCCCGAAGAAGGAGGGCATGACGCCCATTTTGGTTATGGAGCCTACGCAGTACCTCGATGTCAAAAAGGTCATTGTGGTTACCGGATACCGGTTCCGAGATGGCCAAGGGCAGTCCCTGCCTATCGGTAA